Proteins co-encoded in one Metabacillus sp. KUDC1714 genomic window:
- a CDS encoding carbohydrate ABC transporter permease — MDKVMSNKLVITLYVLPALLLILVLIYVPIILTGYYGLMKWDGIGEMSFIGLENYTKLLKDAEFWKSAFHSFLLAIFSAISLIGYLIISLILAGKIKGANFLRKIYLVPMLLSSVAIAQLWLKVYHPTNGLVNSLLISFGIDNPPAWLAEPNLVLSALFVPIIWQYAGFYILIYYAALKNIPESLIEAAKIDGANAFQIAYKIKVPLIAGVIKVTIVLAIVGSLKYFDLIYVMTGGGPNGSSEVMASYMYQKAFGTYDFGYGSAVGFFLLLICLVVTWLIRKLTATDEEIQY, encoded by the coding sequence ATGGATAAAGTAATGTCCAATAAATTAGTGATTACATTATATGTTTTGCCTGCACTTCTATTAATCTTAGTTTTAATCTATGTACCGATTATTTTAACTGGCTACTATGGACTAATGAAGTGGGATGGAATTGGAGAGATGTCATTTATCGGGTTAGAAAATTATACAAAGCTGTTAAAAGATGCTGAGTTTTGGAAAAGTGCCTTTCATTCGTTTTTACTAGCCATTTTTTCCGCGATTAGTTTAATCGGTTATCTTATAATTTCATTAATTCTAGCAGGCAAAATAAAGGGGGCAAACTTTTTAAGGAAGATTTATTTAGTTCCGATGCTGTTATCTTCGGTAGCGATTGCACAGCTTTGGCTAAAAGTCTACCATCCAACGAACGGATTAGTTAATAGTTTGCTAATTTCCTTCGGGATAGACAATCCACCAGCATGGTTAGCAGAACCAAACCTAGTTTTATCTGCACTATTCGTTCCAATTATTTGGCAATATGCTGGCTTTTATATTTTAATCTATTATGCCGCTTTAAAGAACATCCCTGAATCATTAATTGAAGCTGCGAAAATTGACGGGGCTAATGCGTTTCAAATTGCGTACAAAATTAAAGTTCCATTAATTGCAGGTGTTATTAAAGTAACGATTGTCTTAGCAATTGTTGGTTCATTAAAATATTTTGATTTAATTTACGTTATGACAGGCGGAGGACCAAATGGTTCTAGTGAGGTTATGGCATCTTATATGTATCAAAAAGCGTTTGGAACATATGACTTTGGTTACGGAAGTGCAGTAGGCTTCTTCCTATTATTGATTTGCCTAGTTGTGACATGGTTGATTCGTAAATTAACAGCAACTGATGAAGAAATTCAGTATTAA
- a CDS encoding bifunctional 4-hydroxy-2-oxoglutarate aldolase/2-dehydro-3-deoxy-phosphogluconate aldolase → MNALSEILENKIIAIIRGANPNDVIKISHALKDGGIKLIEITMNSPNALSVIKQVSSELGDKVLIGAGTVLDPETARSAVLSGAKFILSPTVDIETIKLTKRYGAVSIPGAFTPTEILSAYQNGADIIKVFPATLGPNYIKDILGPLPHIPLLPTGGIDLKNLNDFIEAGAVGCGIGSALVNTKHEITDEYLQQLTKKASQFVSAINSDY, encoded by the coding sequence ATGAATGCGCTTTCTGAAATACTAGAAAATAAAATCATTGCTATCATTCGAGGAGCTAATCCTAATGATGTAATAAAAATCTCTCATGCCCTAAAAGATGGTGGCATAAAATTGATTGAAATTACGATGAATTCTCCAAATGCCTTATCAGTCATTAAGCAGGTATCAAGTGAACTTGGTGACAAAGTGTTAATTGGGGCAGGGACGGTACTAGACCCTGAAACCGCCAGAAGTGCAGTCTTATCAGGAGCAAAGTTTATTTTATCACCTACTGTTGATATTGAAACAATTAAACTAACAAAAAGATATGGTGCAGTTAGTATTCCTGGTGCTTTTACGCCAACTGAAATTCTATCAGCCTATCAGAATGGCGCAGATATTATTAAAGTCTTTCCGGCAACTTTAGGACCTAATTATATAAAGGATATTTTAGGTCCGCTCCCACACATTCCACTTTTACCAACAGGTGGTATAGATCTAAAAAATCTCAATGACTTTATAGAAGCAGGTGCAGTTGGCTGTGGAATCGGTAGTGCATTAGTGAATACAAAACATGAAATAACAGATGAATATTTACAACAACTAACGAAAAAAGCGAGCCAATTTGTATCAGCTATAAATTCTGATTACTAA
- the wrbA gene encoding NAD(P)H:quinone oxidoreductase: MGFLDKLFKGNSSDKESNQMTNVKLAVIYYSASGTNYQLAQWAEAGAKEIGAEVKVLKVPETAPQAAIDSNPAWKAHVEATSNVPEVTLDDLEWADAIIFSVPTRFGNMPSQMKAFLDTTGGLWFNGKLVNKAVSAMSSAQNPHGGQEATILSLYTTMYHWGAIVAAPGYTDPVIFGSGGNPYGTSVTVDQNGKMIEDVEGTVKHQAKRTVTVAEWIKKANQ; this comes from the coding sequence ATGGGATTTTTGGACAAATTATTCAAGGGAAATTCAAGTGATAAGGAGTCAAATCAAATGACAAATGTAAAATTAGCGGTGATTTACTACAGTGCAAGTGGGACAAATTATCAATTAGCACAGTGGGCAGAAGCGGGAGCGAAAGAAATTGGTGCTGAGGTAAAAGTCTTAAAGGTACCAGAAACAGCTCCACAAGCAGCTATTGATTCAAATCCAGCATGGAAAGCACATGTTGAAGCTACGAGTAATGTTCCTGAAGTAACCTTAGATGATTTAGAATGGGCTGACGCAATCATTTTCAGTGTGCCAACTAGATTTGGTAATATGCCTTCACAAATGAAAGCATTCCTAGATACTACAGGTGGCCTATGGTTTAACGGTAAACTTGTGAATAAAGCAGTTAGTGCCATGTCTTCAGCACAAAATCCACATGGTGGTCAAGAGGCAACGATTTTATCCTTGTATACAACAATGTATCATTGGGGAGCAATTGTAGCAGCTCCAGGTTATACTGATCCAGTTATTTTTGGCTCTGGTGGAAACCCATACGGAACAAGTGTAACAGTTGATCAAAATGGAAAAATGATTGAAGATGTCGAAGGAACAGTTAAACATCAGGCAAAACGGACTGTTACAGTTGCAGAATGGATTAAAAAAGCGAATCAATAA
- a CDS encoding extracellular solute-binding protein: protein MRKKAISMLFVLTMMLGLILSGCSSSSETSNEGGSGSGDKVTVKLMHLWPAGSSKQHNIIVNDIAAEYEKANPGVKIEQEILSNEQYKEKLKILSASNELPDVGMTWAAGFLEPYVKGNKFAPLDDILEGELGESFISGTTEAYALDGKTYGLPLELNIAPVYYNKKIFEKYNLEVPETYEEFKNIVKTLADNGVTPITLGNKDRWTGSLWYMYLADRLGGPETLTNAINRTGTFEDPALIQAAEEIQSLVGMNAFVKGFNGLSNDEAKGPFMNEQAAMYLMGSWELPNYTTNEDVPQEFRDSIGFFKFPTVEGGKGDINSFVGGPGVGLFVSEKSEVKEEAKKFVEFFVQKWGERSVTDAGVIPATKVDTSKVDLPQMYIDVLDELNNASNITLYADVQMSASVAQEHLNMIQALFGEQATPEEFAKKHEEALASEE from the coding sequence ATGAGAAAGAAAGCGATTTCAATGTTGTTTGTACTTACAATGATGCTAGGGCTAATATTGTCTGGTTGTTCGAGTTCAAGTGAAACAAGTAATGAAGGTGGATCAGGCTCAGGTGATAAAGTAACTGTAAAGTTAATGCACTTATGGCCTGCTGGGAGTTCTAAGCAGCATAATATAATTGTCAACGATATTGCTGCAGAGTATGAGAAGGCTAATCCTGGTGTGAAAATTGAACAAGAAATTTTAAGTAATGAGCAATACAAAGAAAAGTTGAAAATATTATCTGCTTCAAATGAACTGCCTGATGTTGGAATGACTTGGGCTGCTGGTTTCTTAGAACCTTATGTAAAGGGGAATAAATTTGCTCCACTGGATGACATACTAGAAGGTGAGCTTGGGGAATCATTTATTTCAGGTACAACAGAAGCATATGCTTTAGACGGAAAAACATATGGTTTACCACTAGAGTTGAATATTGCACCAGTCTACTATAATAAGAAGATTTTTGAAAAATACAATCTAGAAGTTCCAGAGACATATGAAGAATTCAAAAATATTGTGAAAACACTAGCTGATAATGGAGTAACACCAATTACGTTAGGAAATAAAGATCGTTGGACAGGTTCATTGTGGTATATGTATTTAGCAGATCGCCTTGGTGGTCCTGAAACGCTAACAAATGCGATTAACCGTACAGGTACGTTTGAAGATCCAGCGTTAATTCAAGCTGCTGAAGAGATTCAAAGTTTAGTAGGTATGAATGCTTTTGTAAAGGGTTTCAATGGCTTATCGAATGATGAAGCGAAAGGACCGTTTATGAATGAGCAAGCTGCGATGTATTTAATGGGATCATGGGAATTGCCAAACTATACAACTAACGAAGATGTCCCTCAAGAATTCAGAGACTCAATCGGTTTCTTTAAATTTCCAACTGTTGAAGGTGGAAAAGGCGATATCAACAGCTTTGTTGGCGGGCCTGGTGTTGGTTTATTCGTATCAGAGAAATCTGAAGTAAAAGAAGAAGCAAAAAAATTCGTTGAATTCTTTGTACAAAAATGGGGAGAGAGATCTGTAACTGATGCTGGTGTGATTCCTGCTACTAAGGTTGATACTTCAAAGGTTGATTTACCACAAATGTATATTGATGTATTAGATGAACTGAATAACGCTAGCAATATTACGTTGTATGCAGATGTACAAATGAGTGCATCAGTTGCACAGGAGCATTTAAATATGATCCAAGCATTGTTTGGCGAACAAGCAACACCAGAGGAATTTGCGAAGAAGCATGAGGAAGCTCTTGCTAGTGAAGAGTAA
- a CDS encoding carbohydrate ABC transporter permease, protein MSMVQQQKQPNVSTPLITQRPANGIVNRLGYGLLYLTLGIIAIFQVYPLVWLFFFSLKDNQEVFNNSPFALPTSPKWENYTKVWTEGNISLYFFNSVWITTVSVLLTVLLASFVTFAITRMKWKFSKLVLGLFMVGLMIPVHSTLIPLFSFFLKVNLIDHPLSVVLSYTAFNLPITIMILMGFYYTLPREVEEAAIIDGCSIHRIFFQITLPMTAPVLSTTVIINMIYNWNEFVFINTFISSDKYKTLTVGIQNFIGQYMTEWGAIGATLMISIIPILIAFFFFSNRIVEGIAAGSVKG, encoded by the coding sequence ATGAGCATGGTACAACAACAAAAACAACCAAACGTATCTACTCCATTAATAACTCAAAGACCTGCTAATGGAATCGTAAATCGCCTTGGGTATGGACTGCTATATTTAACATTAGGCATCATTGCAATCTTTCAAGTTTATCCACTGGTTTGGTTGTTCTTTTTCTCATTAAAGGATAATCAAGAAGTGTTCAACAATTCACCGTTTGCATTACCAACAAGTCCGAAGTGGGAAAATTATACGAAGGTTTGGACAGAAGGAAATATTAGTCTTTACTTTTTTAACAGTGTTTGGATCACAACTGTATCAGTGTTATTAACTGTACTTTTGGCAAGCTTTGTTACGTTTGCCATCACAAGAATGAAGTGGAAATTTAGTAAACTAGTCCTTGGCTTATTTATGGTAGGACTGATGATTCCTGTTCACTCAACGCTGATTCCACTATTTAGCTTCTTTTTAAAGGTTAATTTAATTGATCACCCATTATCTGTCGTTTTATCGTATACAGCATTCAACCTTCCAATTACGATCATGATTTTAATGGGGTTTTATTATACGCTACCTCGTGAGGTAGAAGAAGCAGCAATCATAGATGGATGTTCGATACACCGGATTTTCTTTCAAATCACACTACCAATGACAGCACCAGTTTTATCAACTACTGTCATCATCAATATGATTTATAACTGGAATGAATTTGTATTTATTAACACATTTATTAGTTCTGATAAGTATAAAACATTAACAGTTGGAATTCAGAACTTTATTGGGCAGTACATGACAGAGTGGGGTGCAATTGGTGCAACACTTATGATTAGTATTATCCCAATATTAATTGCCTTTTTCTTCTTTAGTAATCGAATTGTAGAAGGAATTGCGGCAGGCTCTGTCAAAGGATAA
- a CDS encoding cache domain-containing sensor histidine kinase, protein MRLRLGKYNTLRNQILFVFLSVMVIVLCFVGIMTYNIVSSLLKNNGEKQIQQTAIEANGRMESLYQQIDMLTKQVATNSYVQQLLLSEKQGQYANFIERQALMQVGNTFQVYSDGINAFELYSTNYRKLIPLDEDGLFHRVDNRWIEAADQAEGKLVWIGKDPNEPEFFLAIRRVSLMDRWFTNGGYLLVQIHAKYFEFTETSKDHGEYMILVDQNNKAITSNYKGEIGPIISKNETMISFNGNDYMLVKQKSSITGWTLHILTPVSTIMEGISVLRAAIILSGAFGFLIFVICSVFLSTMITNPILKLTKTMKKSEGGELTLNPEIASTIEINELNQTYNHLVEHTNHLIQVVYEKEIVNSQAELKALQSQINPHFLFNTLDALYWSLDEKGEDELADSVIAMSELFRYTISSHNQDEWVTLKQELEHVEMYMQLMEMRFGERFTWSVDIPSDYESVKIPKLIIQPIVENAILHGVGNKHGKGFVTVSVKPSPSTSNLIILVKDNGPGMDQVTIDKIMTKIEAGKVTSLKGNGMAIANVNKRLQLYYKEYEISRIAINSIVNEGTCFTFEVPINGGIF, encoded by the coding sequence ATGAGGTTAAGATTAGGTAAATATAATACATTGCGAAACCAAATTTTATTTGTCTTTTTAAGTGTGATGGTTATTGTCCTTTGTTTTGTAGGAATTATGACATATAACATTGTCTCTAGTTTGTTGAAAAATAATGGTGAAAAACAAATTCAACAAACAGCAATCGAAGCAAACGGACGTATGGAGTCACTTTACCAGCAAATTGACATGCTGACAAAGCAAGTTGCAACAAATTCTTATGTTCAACAGCTGCTATTGTCTGAAAAACAAGGTCAATATGCAAATTTTATAGAGAGACAAGCATTGATGCAAGTAGGAAACACCTTTCAAGTGTATTCAGATGGAATAAATGCATTTGAGCTTTATTCAACAAATTATCGAAAGCTTATTCCATTAGACGAGGATGGATTGTTTCACCGTGTTGATAACAGATGGATTGAAGCAGCAGATCAGGCTGAAGGTAAGTTAGTATGGATTGGGAAGGATCCAAATGAACCTGAATTTTTCCTGGCAATCAGACGTGTTAGTTTAATGGACCGCTGGTTTACAAATGGAGGTTATTTATTAGTACAAATACACGCAAAATATTTCGAATTCACTGAGACTAGTAAGGATCATGGTGAATATATGATTCTAGTCGATCAAAATAATAAGGCGATTACTTCGAATTATAAAGGTGAAATAGGGCCAATTATCTCTAAAAATGAAACAATGATTTCATTTAATGGAAACGATTACATGTTAGTTAAACAAAAATCTTCGATTACTGGTTGGACGTTACATATTTTAACACCTGTTAGTACCATAATGGAAGGAATCTCTGTTTTACGTGCAGCCATTATTTTATCAGGAGCATTTGGATTTTTGATTTTTGTAATATGCTCGGTGTTCCTGTCAACAATGATTACTAATCCGATCCTAAAATTGACGAAAACAATGAAAAAATCAGAGGGTGGAGAATTAACGTTAAATCCTGAAATCGCCTCAACGATTGAAATTAATGAATTAAATCAAACCTATAATCACTTAGTTGAACATACAAATCATTTAATTCAGGTTGTTTATGAAAAGGAAATCGTCAATAGTCAAGCCGAGTTAAAAGCATTGCAATCACAAATTAATCCACACTTTTTATTTAATACATTAGATGCATTATATTGGTCACTTGATGAAAAGGGCGAAGACGAATTGGCTGACTCGGTAATTGCCATGTCAGAGCTTTTTCGCTACACAATTAGCAGTCATAATCAAGATGAATGGGTTACATTAAAGCAAGAGCTAGAACATGTTGAAATGTATATGCAATTAATGGAAATGAGATTTGGAGAGCGCTTCACTTGGAGTGTTGATATTCCTTCAGACTATGAAAGTGTTAAAATTCCTAAACTAATCATTCAACCAATTGTTGAAAATGCTATTTTACATGGTGTTGGAAATAAACACGGAAAAGGCTTTGTCACGGTAAGTGTAAAACCTTCACCATCTACGAGCAATTTGATCATATTAGTAAAGGATAACGGGCCAGGGATGGACCAGGTAACGATTGATAAGATTATGACAAAAATAGAGGCTGGTAAAGTTACTTCCTTAAAAGGGAATGGGATGGCCATCGCAAACGTTAATAAGCGGTTACAACTATATTATAAAGAGTATGAGATAAGTAGAATTGCTATTAACAGTATAGTTAACGAAGGAACTTGCTTTACATTTGAGGTGCCAATAAATGGGGGTATTTTCTAA
- a CDS encoding response regulator transcription factor — protein MHKKTILIVDDEPKTRQGLKKTLEGWADGKYEIISSDGASAAIEILKERKIHILITDISMPEISGIDMLKILKTQQQNPVVIIISAYSEFSYAQEAIQLGVLNYLLKPLNKRKLIEAVEQAVEVQEKREREGKIHKIVDERLVDVKEGERREDTPIKRAMNYVDDSLHEQLSLKEVASLVHLNPSYFSVLFKEQANMTFSEYVTRSRLQKAKNLLIVSNLSVADIAEEVGYSTSKYFIKLFKEYEGQTPSQYRKTAIISETEN, from the coding sequence ATGCATAAAAAGACGATTTTAATTGTTGATGATGAGCCAAAAACAAGACAAGGGTTGAAAAAGACACTTGAAGGTTGGGCAGATGGGAAATATGAAATTATAAGTTCTGATGGTGCTAGTGCAGCGATAGAAATCCTAAAAGAAAGGAAGATTCATATATTAATAACCGATATTTCTATGCCAGAAATAAGTGGGATTGACATGTTGAAAATCTTAAAAACACAACAACAAAATCCAGTTGTCATTATTATTTCTGCCTATTCGGAATTTAGCTATGCCCAAGAAGCGATCCAATTAGGAGTACTGAATTATCTGCTCAAGCCGTTGAATAAACGTAAATTAATAGAAGCTGTCGAGCAAGCCGTAGAGGTTCAGGAAAAGAGAGAAAGAGAAGGTAAGATTCATAAAATCGTTGATGAGCGACTAGTAGATGTGAAGGAAGGCGAACGAAGAGAAGACACACCTATCAAAAGAGCGATGAATTATGTTGATGACTCCTTACATGAACAGCTCTCGTTAAAAGAAGTTGCGAGTTTAGTGCATTTAAATCCAAGTTATTTTAGTGTGTTATTTAAAGAGCAGGCTAATATGACATTTAGTGAATATGTGACTAGAAGCAGGCTTCAAAAGGCAAAGAATTTATTAATCGTTTCGAACCTATCTGTTGCTGATATTGCTGAAGAAGTAGGCTATAGTACCTCAAAATATTTTATCAAGCTTTTTAAAGAGTACGAGGGGCAAACGCCAAGTCAATATCGAAAAACAGCAATCATTAGTGAAACAGAAAACTAA
- a CDS encoding glycoside hydrolase family 52 protein, whose product MVKNQYFNAHHSPIGAFSSFTLGFPGSGGGLDLELGRSPRKNVFIGVESLDQAGMYHALPFFDSGEDESKRYDIENPDPEQDKPKMIYPFAKDEVVRDFKLGTDTWKAGDLTFKIYSQAQSVPDPASASNDELKLTLVPAVIAEVTVDNTKGSKSRRAFFGYEGNDSYSSMRRLDDTCEGVTGVGQGRITAIASANPDVKSAMHFSMENILTTPFEENWTFGLGPIAAMIMDVPAGTRRTYQFAICFHRSGYVTTGLDASYYYTRYFKNIEEVAVFSLENAVKIVERAEKANELVDNANHLSDDQRFMMAHSIRSYYGCTQLLDIDGEPFWIVNEGEYRMMNTFDLTVDQLFFEMKMNPWTVKNELDMFVGRFSYEDQVRFPNDETVYPGGISFTHDMGVANTISRPHYSSYELYGLDGCFSHMTHEQLVNWVLCAAVYVEQTNDIKWLQDNIDIFIRCFESMLNRDHPNPEERNGIMALDSTRVMGGAEITTYDSLDVSLGQARNNIYMAGKCWASYVALEKLFAGNGLEVLAKQSGVQAEKCAESIVSFVTEVGYIPAVVGENNDSKIIPAIEGLIFPYYTNCEEALDPNGRFGPYIQALKRHLETVLVDGVCLFEDGGWKISSTSNNSWLSKIYLSQFIARKLLGWTWDEKGAKADAAHVEWLTHPTLSVWSWSDQIITGEIAGSKYYPRGVTSILWLEEKETSLADIEKEQVSSLS is encoded by the coding sequence ATGGTTAAAAATCAATACTTTAATGCACATCACTCTCCAATTGGAGCTTTTTCTAGCTTTACACTTGGGTTTCCAGGAAGTGGAGGTGGATTGGATCTAGAACTTGGTCGATCTCCACGGAAAAATGTGTTTATCGGAGTAGAGTCATTAGATCAAGCTGGAATGTATCATGCTTTGCCATTTTTTGATTCTGGTGAGGACGAAAGTAAGCGCTATGATATTGAAAATCCTGATCCTGAACAAGATAAACCAAAAATGATTTACCCTTTTGCAAAAGATGAGGTTGTTCGAGATTTTAAACTAGGAACTGACACATGGAAAGCAGGGGATTTAACCTTTAAAATTTATTCTCAAGCACAATCAGTACCAGATCCAGCTTCAGCATCTAATGACGAGCTAAAGCTTACACTTGTCCCTGCTGTCATCGCTGAGGTAACAGTTGATAATACGAAAGGAAGCAAAAGCAGACGGGCATTTTTCGGCTATGAAGGAAATGATTCGTACAGTTCAATGCGTCGTTTAGATGATACGTGTGAAGGAGTTACTGGTGTTGGTCAAGGACGCATTACAGCCATCGCTTCAGCTAATCCTGATGTAAAATCAGCTATGCACTTTAGTATGGAAAATATTCTAACAACGCCGTTCGAAGAGAACTGGACATTTGGTTTAGGACCAATTGCAGCAATGATTATGGACGTTCCAGCGGGAACTAGACGTACATATCAGTTTGCAATTTGTTTCCATCGTTCTGGATATGTTACAACTGGATTAGATGCTTCTTACTACTATACTCGCTATTTTAAGAATATTGAGGAAGTAGCAGTCTTTTCATTAGAAAACGCTGTGAAAATCGTGGAACGTGCAGAAAAAGCGAATGAATTGGTTGACAATGCGAATCACTTATCAGATGACCAACGATTTATGATGGCCCACTCCATCCGGAGTTATTATGGATGTACACAGCTACTTGACATTGATGGAGAACCATTCTGGATTGTCAATGAAGGCGAATATCGAATGATGAATACGTTTGATCTAACTGTTGATCAGCTATTCTTTGAAATGAAAATGAATCCATGGACAGTGAAAAATGAATTAGATATGTTTGTGGGGCGCTTCAGCTATGAAGATCAAGTTCGCTTTCCAAACGACGAAACCGTGTACCCTGGAGGGATCAGCTTTACACATGATATGGGTGTAGCCAATACCATATCTCGACCACATTATTCATCCTATGAGTTGTACGGATTAGATGGCTGTTTCTCACATATGACACATGAACAGCTTGTGAACTGGGTTTTATGTGCGGCTGTTTATGTGGAACAAACGAATGATATAAAATGGCTTCAGGATAATATCGATATTTTCATTAGGTGTTTTGAAAGCATGCTTAATCGTGATCATCCAAATCCAGAGGAACGCAATGGAATTATGGCATTAGATTCAACTCGTGTTATGGGAGGAGCTGAAATCACAACTTATGATAGTTTGGATGTTTCGTTAGGCCAGGCAAGAAATAATATTTACATGGCTGGAAAGTGCTGGGCCTCTTATGTTGCGTTAGAAAAATTATTCGCAGGAAATGGTCTAGAAGTACTTGCGAAGCAATCAGGTGTACAAGCAGAAAAATGTGCCGAAAGCATTGTCAGCTTCGTAACAGAGGTTGGGTATATCCCAGCAGTTGTAGGCGAAAATAATGATTCGAAAATTATTCCAGCAATCGAAGGCTTAATTTTCCCGTATTACACAAATTGTGAAGAAGCCCTTGATCCAAATGGCCGTTTCGGTCCTTACATTCAAGCATTGAAAAGGCACCTAGAAACAGTTCTTGTCGATGGTGTCTGCTTATTTGAGGATGGTGGTTGGAAAATCTCATCCACAAGCAACAACTCTTGGCTAAGTAAAATCTATCTAAGTCAATTTATAGCTCGTAAGCTACTAGGCTGGACATGGGATGAAAAGGGTGCGAAAGCAGATGCTGCTCATGTTGAATGGTTAACACATCCTACACTTTCTGTTTGGAGCTGGAGTGATCAAATTATTACCGGAGAAATTGCCGGCAGCAAGTACTACCCAAGGGGAGTAACGAGTATATTATGGCTTGAAGAAAAAGAAACATCTCTCGCTGATATTGAAAAGGAGCAAGTTAGTAGTTTATCGTAA